AGTAGACGATGCTACTTCAGTAACAGAAAACGTACCCACATCCAACCAAGAAGAGATAGAAAATATAAAAGAGGAAGTTGTTCTCTCAAGGAGTATGTCGAGACTCGGGACAGATAACAGCATGGACCAACAAAGCTCTATAACTTCGAAAGAATATTCTTTTGACCATGGTTCCCACGAAGCTAGAGAAAATGTACAGGAAAACTCACCACAGTTGTTTGGTACTGAACATCTACCTCTCTCAGAGAGTTGTAAGGAAAGTAACCATGGCTTTCTTGCCATGAAACCTGAAGAGGTCACAAACCTGCAGGTTACAGATGCCAATTATAATGAGTCGTTAGAAGATTCTGCTTACTCGCAAGGAGAAGAATGTGGTAGCCCACATTTAGCAGGAAGTGAAGTTTCTCATCCAGAGGTTGGATGGGAAGAAGGGAAAAGCACAGACTGGATTTGTGAGGTATCACGCCCTCGTGGTGATTGGGAAGATTTCAGAAAAGCAAGATATCAAGAGATGCTTGATCCATTCTCGAAAAATGAAGAGATTCGTTCACTACTTCAAAGGTGCCATTTTTCTAAATGTCACACTGTAATATAGTCACACAGATCCATTTATTTTCTCATACATACGGCTCATCAAATCTTTATCAGTGTCCAACACCTAGAGGAGAACAATTAAGTTGTCGAGTATGAACGATGAATTGGACAATCCAAACAGAGAAATTTTCCAACTGTATATTCAAATGTAAAACCTGCAAAGTTAGAGTTTAATTATCCCATGCTAGCTTGTgtatatgattaaattttccAATAGGCTTTCTGTCTGATTTTATATATTCTTTTCTCCAAACAAAATGTGCAGAGGAACCGTCTCTAGTTTTCTTTCTAGTAGTCTGAGGGAGCAGATAGATAAGGTTATGCTATCTCGCTCTCAAGGGCAGCTAACGTTGATAAGTAATCAGACCCATGAAGAAGAACAATTTCCCTTGGAGAAAACTCGAGACAAGGACTCGGAACTTGTAATATCCGAGGAAGTAGAAGCAGAGGACGAGGTAAAGGTCGTGCAAGATGAAGAAAGGGATGAATTCGGTATTTATTATGATGAGTATGATGAAACTGAAAGCTCAATCCAACAACAATATAATGATTACTTGGATACCACATCCACCCCCCCACCTTCATGGCCCCAACATGGACGTCACGACGTGAGTCATTATTCATATCCAGTTGCATCTTCCTCTACGTACCAATCTCTTTCATCAACTCCTTACTCACAAGATCATAATCCATCTAGTACTCTCCATTCTGCAAACGTGAGTCGGACTTTTTATATTCTTGTATTATACTTGTCAGGGATTTACTTAACTTATGTGATTGAAGAAAATGATCGTGGAAAAACAGGAAATGGACCTCTTGTATGATCTAAAAGGGCACATGGATCAACTACATCAAGAGATATCTGAACTGCGAAGATCAATTAAATGTTGCATGAGCATGCAGATGAAGTTACAAAGTTCCATAAAGCAAGAGGTAGCCATAACCTCCAGTCATCCAGGTGATTGGTCTTTTTTTACCATTGCTTCATATATGAGATCTGTATCTACTGGAAAAAATCTAGTATTTAATTAGTGGGTTACCTACCATATATTATGAACTCCGATAAAAGTTTTAGTTGTTAATTTACTACAGCACATGAATAGTCTCTTTCTTTAATGACACAAATGCATGATATTGAACAGATCACCTTTATGTGACAATGCAGGTGATAAGAATGGACAACGGAATCCAGGTAGTAGAGGGAGATGTTACATATGCTACAAAAGGCAAGTCGATTCTCTTCTATACAGGTAACTCATAGTAAAAGTGAAATTTCTATTAAATCAGCTTCGTTTATTTTCTTGCATACATCATTCAGATGTTCCAGAATTAACTAGCTGTAAATCTTTTTTCGTGGTGTTCAGATGTGGGCACATGTGCACATGTTTGAAGTGTGCCCAAGAATTGCAGCAAGGTGGCGGAAAATGTCCAATATGTAGAGCACCAATAGTGGATATCGTGCGACCCGATTTACATTTTTGATACATATAAAATCGAGTTCTTGCTTAGGAGGACCGCCTCACTTGACTCTATCTCATGAAACATGAGTTCAAGGACTGTTGTTTAAGTAGACTTGGGGGGTTTCCAAACTTGATGTTCTTGAGGTGGTGTAAGTGTTGGTTTGAATTTGATGATACAAAGTCAGCTTGAATGGTCATTCAATTGATCGATAAAAAATGTTTGTACATTGGACTTCCTTAACTGGAGTATGTCCGTGGAGATGTAAAAAAAAAGCTACTGATTAAAGTTTTATCTATTTTCATCGTTAAGTTTtgtctatttttatttttagtaatgtaacttttatatttttttcattgttGGTATTTTTTTTACTCAAGTTTACTGTGTCTTCCGCTGAAAAAcagcaaaaataaaaaacactTAGGTTAAAAgataacaaaaatatatatacaagttaataatttgattttatACGTAAGCattctctcataaaaaaaatattacatacgATTTTTTTGTTGTTATGTTGACTGGAACTACGTCGTTCTACATCCACGAGCTGACTACAATTGACCATTGTTTTGTCGGATTCGAGCTACCGAATAATATGACCTTTAATTTGGCTATCTTCTCCATTCAGATTTTGCAGCCAAACAATAAATATATTCAATATAATTAAGGATTGATCCTGggaaaattatataataaaaactaaAGCAGAGTTCAAAAATACGAGCAAAAATATGGACGTAGCTAGATTGAAGAGCTGCAAAATACTTGATTAATCAGTAC
The Primulina tabacum isolate GXHZ01 chromosome 9, ASM2559414v2, whole genome shotgun sequence DNA segment above includes these coding regions:
- the LOC142556725 gene encoding uncharacterized protein LOC142556725, yielding MNLVFYSEKQRQFAAINELIGVILSLITGSLVKHLLHHQSEVQPAKYWNLRYHHHHYMMITASSQLDMISCSSPFGRCIPNHPFVATRIGHNSSDYTDLWVHHPQRQASSDTKTNHNSNSNSNDDERNYNENNDHGARRGDKWARAREMVFSSEDSTGKSSDISPTSSVEIPCLVGVSSLVQKWRCFEVDAKCSSRRNPNSIVVPAPAPSVSNEEDSIGDWESDRTAVSGPPSSRGRDSDATENERLRVADIIRKLTDDRITCDSLSYVRTSSDQSEQRCFSPVINSPRMIRGRQAFQDLFLQMERDRNNELRALEACKAVSKYSHGGRIQALLRVRFLRRGLEARECRQSNGEPADPKRLAQPAIFLIRERFNSSVRSCREVDDATSVTENVPTSNQEEIENIKEEVVLSRSMSRLGTDNSMDQQSSITSKEYSFDHGSHEARENVQENSPQLFGTEHLPLSESCKESNHGFLAMKPEEVTNLQVTDANYNESLEDSAYSQGEECGSPHLAGSEVSHPEVGWEEGKSTDWICEVSRPRGDWEDFRKARYQEMLDPFSKNEEIRSLLQRGTVSSFLSSSLREQIDKVMLSRSQGQLTLISNQTHEEEQFPLEKTRDKDSELVISEEVEAEDEVKVVQDEERDEFGIYYDEYDETESSIQQQYNDYLDTTSTPPPSWPQHGRHDVSHYSYPVASSSTYQSLSSTPYSQDHNPSSTLHSANEMDLLYDLKGHMDQLHQEISELRRSIKCCMSMQMKLQSSIKQEVAITSSHPGDKNGQRNPGSRGRCYICYKRQVDSLLYRCGHMCTCLKCAQELQQGGGKCPICRAPIVDIVRPDLHF